The window GCTCCCCTTGTCTCCGGTAATCTAGATTAATAGCAGGTCAAAAAGAGAGAGCCAACCATGTCTTTGCAAAATATGGCAAAGTATAACTAGATGCTGCACAAGATTAGTATTGATCTCCACAGTAGATGTGGTGGCGAAAGCCTTGGAATCACTGTGATGGATCAAGAAGAACAGGGAGCGAAAAGACATGACCGCACCTAGCAAACACTATTCAGTTGAAACGGAGAAAAATGGTTTTCTTGCAGAGGAATTTGATACCAATCTCACGTTCGCGTATTTAATAGGAAGATGGGGCGCAGAGATGTTATCTTAAATCAGCAAGAAGACTCAATGTGAGGGAAAACAGCAAGTCTAGctcttatttattaattaataattcatttcaatctgtacaaaaaaatgaagggTACAGAGAAAGTTTTACTTCTGGGTTTTTCTGGACGATATCTTAGTGCTCTACATTTCATGTCTGCTATCACACAACTCAACATCAACCTGACTTCTCGCGGGCAGGCTTGGCACTACATGATGTCAGCCAACATTGTTCATGGCATGTACACAATCCCAACATGCCTCATGGTAAATCCTAGAGATACTAACAAAGCAACGAAGCATCAAGTGCATGGAAAAGTTGACACGCCTACTATAAACCACTGAGTGTCTCTTACCTCAGATTAGAAGTGATCACTGGATGGACCGTGACCCAGGCATACATCCCATAGTGCATCACTCAAGATAATTCAAGGCATTGTGTATTTATCGTATAATCTTCTAATAAGACATGAGTTCATGAGGCTAAAGCTCAAAGCGTCCTCAAATTAAACACATCTAGCAGATGCCAGCTGGACAGATGAGGGGGAACACTGACTGAGCTGTTTATGTATACATCAACAATTTACATTGTGATGAAGTGTAggagaaaagaaatgttgattAACGCTCTGCCAGAAACCTGGTTGTACTTTAGGAGCCTTCATGTGTATAAGAGCTGCTTTTCACCCATAATAATTAAAGCTCTAATTACATCAACTCAGATTTTCTGGATGTTTTGTTAATGGTGATTGACAGGAGGCATTATTAAAGCATTAATAAGGACATTATTTGAATCCATCGCCAACACTTTGGCTTAATATTCTTCAAAGGTGAGCAGGAAACAAGAATGTTTAGATTCCCCCAGTTGAGCCGTAGATTCATCCACTTAATTCATCCAATGTTCTTAAACCTTGATATGTATTGCACTATAAATACATGTTTCTAATAGTTTCCACTTCAACCACATATGAGGAGAAGGAACTATGAAAGTATCCAACTCATTTTAACAACTCAACCTGGAGCCTTGAAAGCACTGTAATGATAAATCAGCACATTATGGACCTATTTTAAAGGCAGTACTCATTGTCGGATTGTACGATAGTACTGTGCTGGATGGAAGAACAATAGAATGGATTCCATGCACTAAAAACGAAAATCCATTCCTACAAGCATACTGCATCAGTTTGGTTATTGTCAGTACTATTCAGCGGCTTTGCTTTTGGGTCAGTGTTTTCTGAAGTGGCTTTGGGTTCACATATTTGAGCTGGTGTTGCTCTACTTGTTTTAAAGTAGGACAAACTGGTGACTGACTGGATAAATATTACACTAGCACCCCCTATTGGCCATGCTGTTCCTTCCCCCGAATAGAACAGAAGATGCAACTCCATCCTTGTGCCAAAGAACATATTTTCAGTTTAGCATATTTTATCAAATTAAATCGGAAACTGTGATTATGAATAATTTAATGTAGTGAGAAAATATATCTTCTTGCGGCTTTCATTCACTTGgattgtatttaatatttagcaACTCCTCCTATTATTAAAAGGATATTCTTATAATAACGAGGATCCAGGCTCTTTTGGGAGGAGGTAAAAATTTCACaaagagtatatatatatatatatatatttttttttttcaaatcaaatgacattttttatttttatccaattACATAGCAAAAGAATACATAAATATCAAAAAAAGATTATGCAAGAATGTCACTAAAGAGTTTCCGTTTTTTGGACTCGCCGGCTTGTATTTCCTGCCAGTGGCCTCTTCTGTGGGTGAAGTGGGAGAGGGCAAATTTGGCCCACACATGGCGAGCAAACTGATGTGACCTCAGCTGGCTTTCACTCAGCACtggaaggaaagaaaatgtgaacAACGCAAGAACCGGATTATTGATCCATACTGTACACGTGTGTGGGCCGGCTCATATTACCTAGTTCCTGTGCGATGCCTTGTCTGTGACTGACTGAAGCGCTGTTCCATATGGCTTCCAACACCCGACTTCCCAACCTGGAGCAGGCCATGGCAGCATACTGGCCCTGGGAGAAATAATAATGTTCCACTTCAAACTGTCCACAGAaaggtttatttctttttaagatGTGCGACCCAAAAATTTGAAATAATGCAGTTTTTGAAACACCTGAAGACCACCAGCCCAAACTGATGATACAAAGCCAGATGCACGCacgcttagtttgaaccaaaatatTTTGGCCCTACATCTGAATGCCCTTTTCATTGATAAATGTAAAAGGTGCTCTTCTGCATTCTTTGCTCATAAGTAGGGTTGGGTACCGAAAACCGGTGCTATAATGGCATATATtgatatgaatatgaatttaTTCAAGTCAGTgcacatgcaggcatgaaaacgggtcacgggtgaaaaaggtgagaaggatattacccctcaagggcaggggttttcaactggttttgtcccagggatcattttttgcgtaccgacgagggggggggggggggggggggggggattgacaacaactaataggggacaagtcattaaatactcgtcatgcattatattgcattgcatataatgtgtgctggtcaactagtctaaaattaattttagacacattttttgcgtagtttagagtgacaaatcgtaccagcgtactttgaagtcaaaatgcgtatcaggttggcaggtctgcttattgaaGGTAAAgtggaccactttaccttctgcctcgtcagtccccgcacctcaaaatctacctcctcaaaaacggtCGCGTTAGCTAATAACTttccaccggagctttagctagctggccgtcgcgttctctcctgctgtgttaaatgactcaactcatcaagctgtagctaacgttagctaagtctatgtcaacaaagctcctgggtaacttaactaccagaaaatattaaaatgattgaaaccatcactcaccctgttcgcaattcactgaatctcgcgctcccttctggcacgcgcacctgttcgcagttcactgaatatgaataccccccactccaaaaaaaacctcaacgaatctacacgattcacgtaggtcacctattttggtttcaaaacggcgaatttcgccgaaaggtgagggattttcatgcctgcacATGGAAGTTCCCCCCGATGTACAGActtgtgtgcgcacacacggGTGAACTTGCCCCCACCAGCGGCCGCGCATCCACAAAGACTACCCCTCCGTTAGGTtgatacatttttcaatttgaagaaagacatttgccttggcaataaaaataaacttttaatcTAGTCAATTATCGTTTAGGTGCCGGTATGGCAAAAAAAACGGTGACGATCCCTCGTCATATTGCTTTGTTGAGCTTCCGTTTCTTTCCATTAGAACAGTTTACAGAGGCCCATTAGAATATCCTGAAAGGAAATATACAAACTGACATTGGATGCCCGTGGCCCGGGAGGGGGGTCTCTACAGCGGGGGATTAAAAACCACATCATCGATGGCCATTTGCAGACCATCAGAGATATTGATGAGAGGCCTGCGGATAGTCAAAAAGACACTGAAAGACAAAACCAGCAGCTTCCGTCCTCGGGCTTCTAAATCCATCCTCAAAAAGCGGGTCAAGGTCCACCATGGCataaatatttgcttttttCTACTCCTTGTGCAGTAAAATTGGACAACAAACGGCATTTTGTTGCGCAACCCCATTGGACTGCtcaatgataataatataatgtaaccGTTCTGGCGTTCAAAGTCACTAATATGAAGTCATGTCCATTTGTTGAAATgggtttaattaatttaatgttgaataaatcaaaccttAAAAGCAGCAGTGAGACCTAAGACATATTAATGgttttcttgattattttgttGCTGTACTACACTAAACCTCAGTAGCAGCATATAAAGAAGCAATGGGCACTGCCAAAAGCTATGAGTAAAACGTATGCTTTCTAAATCAATAACATCCTTATAATGCAGCAGTACCTCCAGTCTCTTGAGGAtcttccccctccccttgtcACTCGACGTGATGGTGAGTGCCTGGAGGACGTGGCTGCCTGACGGGTCAGAAGCCAGGGTCAGGAGGTCAGCAGGGGTCAGAGTGCGCAGGCTGCTGAGGAGGAGCGAACGCTCCTTGAACTTGGCGAGCGCCTGGACCAGCCTGGAGCCATGGTAACAGATTGAGGACAGCGGTACCTGAAAATGGTTATGGACACAAGTCTGCATTATGTGCATCTATTCCACGACATCAAATTGCTGCTGGATACACTGCAGCTTGCTGAAATGTTGAGACTTCAATATAAATGATTAGATTTGACTCCTCTCTGTTGTTACCTCCGTCGGTGTGTCCCCCTCCGCCGTGTCAGAGTGGTAGTACACCTCGTAGGTGAGCAGCGACATAAAGAGAGGGAGGCAGCTGACGTGACGCATGCCGGGCTCAGCGCAGTGGAACGCCTGGGAGGAAACAACAAGAATATCATTACCCACAAATCAGAAGGGCAGATAAATATAACAAGGGTATTCTCACATTGATTTAGGACCCGTGAGGGCCGTAACGCCTCAATTACAGATACTTACACGGAGGAGGCACTGCATCAggtctgtctgtttctctccaCTTTCTGCACAGCTCTCGGCCAGTTGGACAATCACACCCATGTGACCTGCGGCCAAGATGGATTCAATACCTTGAATCAGCTCATCAAACAACGTCAGGAACTGCAGcaaaagagggaggaagagacagagagccTTTGTAAAATCCTAACTTAAATCTGGCAGCGTGTGAAACGCCGACATTAAAACCAACCATTTTGTGTTTGGCCGAGGCCGCCGTTAGCCTCTGTATGGGGAAGTTGGCGATGGAATGGAGCGCCAAGTCCACCATCTGACCCTTGAGGTGGTTCTTGTAGAGGTGCCGGAGAAGCGACTTGCCGGATAGCTGTATGATCGTCTCAACCAGGCGACTGGAGGCCGGGTCTTTGAGAAAGACCAGAAGGGGACTGAAAGGAGCGAAAAGACCAAAAGCAGCAGTTACATAACGCGTCATGGCCGGCCGTCACAGGACGGAAGGGACACAGTGCAAGTCTCTGACCTCACTCCCGGGGCGGCGCTGCGGCTCGTCAGGTACTCCGTGGTGCGCCTGAGGAGCTGTTTGCAGAGTTTAGGCCGATTTCTGTGACACACAGTCAACATGGTCTGGAACGCTGCACTGGCCACGGAGTCCACCACACTTACTGTGCAGGAAAGAGACAATTGGTTAGTTATTGTTGGCTTtagttattttaatatattgttattatatacATTTTGCATCCTTCCCTCTataaagaaacacatttgtaatgtcactttttgaatgttttaaatTTATGGCTATAGTTAAGAGGGAGAATGTGAACATAACACTATTTCAGTGTAATGCTCCACTTATTTATGTACTGTGTGGATTCTAGTGTGCGATTCAAACACAGCAAGAGTTATGGAGGATCTGCTGCAACACTCCCAGGGAATTTTGCTGCGACCACAAGAATGGATGCAGATAATATCCTTTGCTAAGCAATACTGCAATTTTCATTCTTATGAATCAGGATTCATATGCTTGGGTTTCCAGAAAGGCGACTCACAATTAACGTTGTCCATCAAAGCCTCAGTCAGGCTTTTCAGCCCGTACCAAAATGACGTGGGGATCTCAAAGTCTATAAGCTGAGGAACAAGGTTGTGTTCCTTCGcacctgtaaaaaaacaaaaacacaagaccACATGATTTCGAGCGACAAGCAACAAGCCTCTGAGTGGAAAGACCCAAGCCTCATTTCTGAATCTCCACAACTCCATACATCTCCTCCGGGATTATATCTCAAATGGCAAACAATAATTATGATCAACATCTTTGCCCATTGAGTCTAAAAAAACGCAAAGAATTTGTGCGCGTGTACCTGGACGAGACTCAATGCGGGGGGGTCCGAGGCAGCCAGCCAGCACATGTAAAAGTGTGCGCACCACGTGTGAGCCATGGACATGTTTGATGAACTCCGCCATGTTGTCTCTCACCACCTGACTTAAAGACAACACCTGGGCCTCCAACGCATCACAACTGTCCTTTTCGTCTCCCGTTGCCCCAGGCGACTCCTTTTGTGATGATTCTAAAAATGAGACGAACAAAGCGAAGCTGTTATTTACCCATTCATTCCTAGGCGTTCTGCACGACGATGAGCGGTCTACCACGCTTGCAAAACTTACCGCTCCACCTGGACATCTGTCTGACGGCACTCTCCACCACGTGTCCGCCGCATTTATCGCACGAAACGGCCTTCAACTCGGACCCCGCTTGATCACCGAGCTCAGCCAGCACCCCCGCCACCTGCTCAGGGCTGCACAGCGGGAGCAGCCGCTGCAGGGTGATACTCCCCGTCGGGTCCATCGCCACGACCACCGCtttgcctttaacctctgttagAACATTCGCCACAAACATCTCTACggaggaaacagaaagagagacagaataAGAGTCATATGGAGAAATGTAGGCAGCTTAAAACTGATTGGTGAATGTTTGGGAAAAAGTATGCAATAAGTAGAATGATTAAACATTGAATGTACTTAAGGAAACAGAACCTTACAGAGGAAAAATAAGAGACGGTATTGTAATAATGTGGTTACTATAAAGCCACTTTACTTCAACACAGATGAATGCCCCCTGCCTGTATTAGTAACAGAACACCGCTCCTCCGCTAATTAAATTGAGGGATTGTGGGATTTCAGAGTTCTAAGTTATAAACTTCAACAGGTTGGCAGGAGATTTTCTTCTTCACTCGATGATCAGAGTGTCTTGGGCCTGTATGATGCACAGTCACAACAACATAGTCAGCTTCGAGGGGTGTAGAAAAATCcctctcacctctctcctcGTTTTCGTCAAAGCCTTCGCCGAGTCTCTCCCCAACTCGGCGGAAATAGCCCACACTCAGGGCGTCCAGGCGCTTCCTGCTGCCGTCTCCCTGAGACTGtcccccttcttctcctcccctcttcttcctttCACCTTGTCCATCGTCTCCGGGGTGTCCCCTCTTCTTTCCTTCGCCTTTCGCCCGCTTCCTTTCCCCCGTTTTGGCAAACATGGCATGGACTTAGTAGCATGCAGGTTACAAGTGGACTCGATCTTGTCAGAGGATGCTCAATTTGATCTTCAGGCAGAAGCAGGgaacaaaacaaagtcattgTTAGAAGTTGCTGGTCAAGTCCACACTCATCACGTCGTCATATGTGGTTCACAATGTACACCACTATTACAAATACAAGTATTTAATGCAACTAGTGCAGTACCCGTTCAAACACGCCTGTTCAGAACAAGCCGAACTTCCCTCAACACTGCTCACATGCTTCCTGACCCGTTTTAAAATGACGGAATGTTCACGGTTGTTCGTGTTCTATATTTCACTTTCTACTGGTGTAACGGAAGATTACAGACTTGGATATGGGTAACACGGTAGCGAAGGAGTCTTGCGAAAGCAATGAACTCACTCTATATTTTTCGAATGGACATCTTTAAACAAATTATTTAAGTTGGTTAAACatattaattcatttgaattcaatataaaaaatgtcaaaCGATGGAAACTAAATTtgtgaaacacaacacaatgtttttcattttcattcacgTGTGGGATGTGTGGACCTACCAGAGACTGCGAGCAAGGGCGCGTATTGATGACGTAAGATCGCGACTCTTTCTCTTCTTCGACTTGTTTAAAGGGGGTTGATGACTACGGTCCGAGATGTATTAACGCCCCCTAAAATACTGGAGTCTAAGCCAAAATGCCCTATTCAATTCgaaactaaagcctagtttatgcttctgcgttttcagagcgacgcagacgcaagccccccttgcgtgtcccttgcgtccttgcgtgtgtcgagccatttttctacgcaagcaacgcaagcctcccgcagcgcacaaggctgcgattggtaactacgtcctttacggagtctcacatttccgctttcatagcccgataccgccattattaaaacgaagaatgtttacgagagaacggatcagatttaagaacttctgtcggaagaaatgcgcaaatatgaccgcttatacaagccgtcgatggcgggttgtagaagcgggttggattcacggagggagatctccgcaaacgccggtttgccggtcgagaggtgcacaaagttgtggaggaaaatacgggacaaatgtgtcgatgcacggggcaataaagtctatgataaataaataaacaaataaatgaatagacgtgactctctaggtcgtcttcaacaaaacacgtcactccgcctgttcgggcggtgaattgctctgcaacacacgcagaaccatgaattgaaacgagtgcgtcaacgcaacgacgcagacgcagaagcatgcgccagccttaagagAAAACCAAAcgtaaaatataaattaaattaagctTCTGCAACACAGCAATCCACTCAACACACCGAACCGCCTTCAGCTTCACACTTTCTACATGGGAACGCTCTTGTGTTATCTTCagttatataataaaaaattatCTTATGTGTAAAAGCCTCCTGTCTTATGCCACACACGTTACCCTCTCTGATGTTGGCTTAACATGAATCTTCTGTAGTTAATTTGTTAAAGGGTGTGCATATGTTTAACACTTTTTATTGTCATTCTAGGACACACAaactccacacacaaacaccgctGGGTGGTTTtgaaccttcttgctgtgaggtgacagTGCGAACCAccgtttgtttatttttttcccggCAGCTAAAAGCTATCAAAATATCCTAAACGTGTCGCACTATGCATCCTTACggtggtggggaaaaaaataccaTTTGCTatgaaacaggaagttgttGTATATCAGCCATTCAGCCATAATGCTGCTCCAGATTTCTCATGTCATATCATCCGGATCCTAGAGATATTCgtatgacatttagaatattacGAATATAGCCAGCCAGTGGAAATAGATGGCGCATGGAATAGGGAGGGTGCGCCGAGAACCGCAAGGTTGCTCCATGTCGCAGTGTcccctgagcaagacaaccCCTAATTGcaacgtaagtcgctttaggggtcgtcgtggtgcaggggttgaaagggtgcactgggaaccacaaggttggtggttcaagccctgGTTTTgagtgtccccgagcaagacacctaaccccctaattgctccctgggaaaacactaaaaaaaaacacttgaggTCAAATGTGTGGCCGTGagactcaattaaaaaaaagaaagaccttTTCAACACTAGTCACACGTGACTTCAAGAGGGCTTTAGATGTCAAATACCTTGTAACTTCCTGAAGCAGAAAGCAGAGGAGAACTTGGTGGGTTACATCTTTATTTGCAATAAGAAATAGAGACACAATATTCAACGTGTCAGTCCATTTGAATAAGAATAGAATAAGACTGTTTTTGTTGAAAGGATGTCTCTTTTGTTATCCTATAACAAGGTTGAGTATTACCCCCTACAATTTTACATCCAGAGGGTTTTATTGCTGAGGTCAGTGGCAGACAGACAGTTTGTGAGGTACAGTTCTGACCTCAAATCAAAGCATCAATACGTATGAGTGAAATAGATAAATAACACATTGTCAGATACTAAAATTATACTGATATGATATAatactaaaactaaaacacacaaaaaaacagatttaaatGATGGTCTGCAACTGATCCGTTGCTATTTAAATCCTAAAACCTTAGATTAGGTCAAGAGGGCAAAGACATCTATAAATGCGGATCTTAGGTTCCATGACTTCATTTGACTTTAAATAATAGCAATATacattttctcctcctgcaaAAGCTTTACAACtaaagaaaagataaaaaccTGGTTTGAATAAATctggttgtaaaactattcagaCATGATGATAGTATCATGAAACTGATAAGTGTACATTACTGAGGTGACaggttgatgaaaacactgtcatTCAATGGCATTCTCTCCTCCTGTAAAAGCTTTAAAACTGATAAAACACcagatgggaaaactattcgGATATCATGAAACCGTcataaaaacagataaatgtactttcctgaggttcaagcttgatgaaaacactgttaaccaaagCATTCTTGTAtgttgtgcgtttctaagccttctctcagcctgcaaacgctttaatagtgaagaaagcataaaaacatagtttgaacaaaccaggttggaaaactattcagaaatcatgataccatcataaaacagatgaatgtactttcctgaggtgctagttttaggaaaacactgttaaccaatgcattcttgtgttctgtgcgtttttaggctttctctcggcctgaaaacgccttaatagtcaagaaagcaccaaaacttagtttgaacctaaaaggttggaaaactattcacaaaccatgataccatcaaaaaacagataaatgtactttcctgaggtgctagttttaggaaaacactgttaaccaatgcattcttgtgttctgtgcgtttttaagccttctctcggcctgaaaaagccttaatggtcaagattgcaccaaaacttagtttgaacaaaaaatgttggaaaactattcacaaaccatgataccatcataaaacagataaatgtactttcctgaagggctagttttaggaaaacactgttaactaatgcattattgtgttctgtgcgtttttaagctttctctcggcctgcaaacgccttaatagtcatgaatgcaccaaaacttagtttgaacaaaaaaggttggaaaactattcacaaaccatgataccatcaaaaaacagataaatgtactttcctgaggtgctagttttaggaaaacactgttaaccaatgcattcttgtgttctgtgcgtttttaagccttctctcggcctgaaaaagccttaatggtcaagattgcaccaaaacttagtttgaacaaaaaaggttggaaaactattcacaaaccatgataccatcataaaacagataaatgtactttcctgatgggctagttttaggaaaacactgttgactaatgcattattgtgttctgtgcgtttttaagctttctcttggcctgcaaacgccttaatagtcatgaatgcaccaaaacttagtttgaacaaaaaaggttggaaaactattcacaaaccatgataccatcataaaacagataaatgtactttcctgaagggcaagttttaggaaaacactgttaactaatgcattattgtgttctgtgcgtttttaagctttctctcggcctgcaaacgccttaatagtcatgaatgcaccaaaacttagtttgaacaaaaaaggttggaaaactattctcaaaccatgatagcatcatgaaaaggataaatgtactttcctgagaggctagttttaggaaaacactgttaaccaatgcattcttgtgttctgtgcgttttaagctttctctcggcctgcaaacaccttaatagtcatgaatagaccaaaacttagtttgaacaaaaaaggttggaaaactattctcaaaccatgataccatcatgaaaaggataaatgtactttcctgagaggctagttttagcaaaacactgttaaccaatgcattcttgtgttctgtgcgtttttaagccttctctcggcctgaaaacgccttaatagtcaagaacgcaccaaaacttagtttgaacaaaaaatgttggaaaactattcacaaaccatgataccatcataaaacagataaatgtactttcctgaagggctagttttaggaaaacactgttaactaatgcattgttgtgttctgtgcgtttttaagctttctctcggcctgcaaacgccttaatagtcaagattgcaccaaaacttagtttgaacaaaaaaggttggaaaactattcacaaaccatgataccatcataaaacagataaatgtactttcctgaggtgctagttttaggaaaacactgttaaccaatgcattcttgtgttctgtgcgtttttaggctttctctcggcctgaaaacgccttaatagtcatgaatgcaccaaaacttagtttgaacaaaaaaggttggaaaactattcacaaacaatgataccatcataaaacagatgaatgtactttcctgaggggctagttttaggaaaacactgttaactaatgcattattgtgttccgtgcgtttttaagctttctctcggcctgcaaacgccttaatagtcgtgaatgcaccaaaacttagtttgaacaaaaaaggttggaaaactattaaaaaaccatgataccatcataaaacagataaatgtactttcctgaggtgctagttttaggtaaacactgttaaccaatgcattcttgtgttctgtgcgtttttaagctttctctcggcctgcaaacgccttaatagtcatgaatataccaaaacttagtttgaacaaaaaaggttggaaaactattcacaaaccatgataccatcataaaacagataaatgtactttcctgaggggctagttttaggaaaacactgttaactaatgcattattgtgttcagtgcgtttttaagctctctctcggcctgcaaacgccttaatagtcgtgaatgcaccaaaacttagtttgaacaaaaaaggttggaaaactattcaaaaaccatgataccatcataaaacagataaatgtactttcctgaggtgccagtttcaggtaaacactgttaaccaatgcattcttgtgttctgtgcgttttaagctttctctcggcctgcaatgccttaatagtcatgaatgcaccaaaacttagtttgaacaaaaaaggttggaaaactattctcaaaccatgataccatcatgaaaaggataaatgtactttcctgagaggccagttttaggtaaacactgttaaccaatgcattcttgtgttctgtaagttttcagctttctctcggcctgcaaacgccttaatagtcatgaatgcaccaaaacttagtttgaacaaaaaaggttggaaaactattctcaaaccatgataccatcatgaaaaggataaatgtactttcctgagaggctagttttaggaaaacactgttaaccaatgcattcttgtgttctgtgcgtttttaagccttctctcggcctgaaaacgccttaatagtcaagaaagcaccaaaacttagtttgaacctaaagggttggaaaactattcgcaaaccatgataccatcataaaacagataaatgtactttcctgaggtgctagttttaggaaaacactgttaaccaatgcattcttgtgttctgtgcgttttaagctttctctcggcctgcaaacaccttaatagtcatgaatg is drawn from Gasterosteus aculeatus chromosome 3, fGasAcu3.hap1.1, whole genome shotgun sequence and contains these coding sequences:
- the nop9 gene encoding nucleolar protein 9 isoform X2, translating into MFAKTGERKRAKGEGKKRGHPGDDGQGERKKRGGEEGGQSQGDGSRKRLDALSVGYFRRVGERLGEGFDENEEREMFVANVLTEVKGKAVVVAMDPTGSITLQRLLPLCSPEQVAGVLAELGDQAGSELKAVSCDKCGGHVVESAVRQMSRWSESSQKESPGATGDEKDSCDALEAQVLSLSQVVRDNMAEFIKHVHGSHVVRTLLHVLAGCLGPPRIESRPGAKEHNLVPQLIDFEIPTSFWYGLKSLTEALMDNVNLSVVDSVASAAFQTMLTVCHRNRPKLCKQLLRRTTEYLTSRSAAPGVSPLLVFLKDPASSRLVETIIQLSGKSLLRHLYKNHLKGQMVDLALHSIANFPIQRLTAASAKHKMFLTLFDELIQGIESILAAGHMGVIVQLAESCAESGEKQTDLMQCLLRAFHCAEPGMRHVSCLPLFMSLLTYEVYYHSDTAEGDTPTEVPLSSICYHGSRLVQALAKFKERSLLLSSLRTLTPADLLTLASDPSGSHVLQALTITSSDKGRGKILKRLEASHQYL
- the nop9 gene encoding nucleolar protein 9 isoform X1 — protein: MFAKTGERKRAKGEGKKRGHPGDDGQGERKKRGGEEGGQSQGDGSRKRLDALSVGYFRRVGERLGEGFDENEEREMFVANVLTEVKGKAVVVAMDPTGSITLQRLLPLCSPEQVAGVLAELGDQAGSELKAVSCDKCGGHVVESAVRQMSRWSESSQKESPGATGDEKDSCDALEAQVLSLSQVVRDNMAEFIKHVHGSHVVRTLLHVLAGCLGPPRIESRPGAKEHNLVPQLIDFEIPTSFWYGLKSLTEALMDNVNLSVVDSVASAAFQTMLTVCHRNRPKLCKQLLRRTTEYLTSRSAAPGVSPLLVFLKDPASSRLVETIIQLSGKSLLRHLYKNHLKGQMVDLALHSIANFPIQRLTAASAKHKMFLTLFDELIQGIESILAAGHMGVIVQLAESCAESGEKQTDLMQCLLRAFHCAEPGMRHVSCLPLFMSLLTYEVYYHSDTAEGDTPTEVPLSSICYHGSRLVQALAKFKERSLLLSSLRTLTPADLLTLASDPSGSHVLQALTITSSDKGRGKILKRLEGQYAAMACSRLGSRVLEAIWNSASVSHRQGIAQELVLSESQLRSHQFARHVWAKFALSHFTHRRGHWQEIQAGESKKRKLFSDILA